In Aquila chrysaetos chrysaetos chromosome 2, bAquChr1.4, whole genome shotgun sequence, the following are encoded in one genomic region:
- the ZBTB42 gene encoding zinc finger and BTB domain-containing protein 42 has protein sequence MEFPDHSRQLLQCLSQQRHQGFLCDCTVLVGEAQFRAHRAVLASCSMYFHLFYRDQLDKRDIVHLNSDIVTAPAFSLLLEFMYEGKLEFNSLPVEDVLAAASYLHMYDIVKVCKGKLKDKELCSEEKINDEAASLEKAEHFLDAGVPLVHEFDPGNKQKFSVAEYERAAGKEKVSSHPAWSSDHISVSSVPTEAEPCAAAAGKTKANVNSSTGPLSQRSVNHPLASSDVDCALDLSFKPVPGRDSLHPSYVFGQLASDSQQQGTEPLVKDEQDLLSDQEDGEARSPESQHFGNSAKSLVTGLGHMFAGNGSSHAREEDIDHERDESEDDMDSSDISSSGVLVPPGHICICPLCSKVFPSPHILQLHLSSHFRDKDGSRTRLSPDGSVPTCTLCGKTFSCMYTLKRHERTHSGEKPYTCGQCGKSFQYSHNLSRHAVVHTREKPHGCKWCERRFTQSGDLYRHIRKFHCGLVKSLVV, from the coding sequence ATGGAGTTTCCAGACCATAGCCGCCAGTTGCTGCAGTGTCTGAGTCAGCAGCGTCACCAGGGCTTCCTGTGTGACTGTACTGTTTTAGTTGGAGAAGCTCAATTCAGAGCTCACAGAGCCGTTCTTGCCTCTTGCAGTATGTACTTCCATCTTTTCTACAGGGACCAGTTAGACAAAAGGGATATTGTGCATCTGAACAGTGACATTGTCACAGCCCCTGCCTTCAGCCTGCTGCTCGAATTCATGTACGAGGGAAAGCTGGAATTCAACAGTCTCCCGGTCGAAGATGTGCTGGCTGCGGCTAGCTACCTTCACATGTATGACATTGTGAAAGTCTGCAAGGGCAAGTTGAAAGATAAAGAATTATGTTCGGAAGAGAAGATTAATGATGAGGCGGCTAGTTTGGAGAAAGCGGAGCATTTTCTAGACGCCGGAGTGCCCCTGGTCCACGAGTTTGAcccaggaaacaaacaaaaattcagcGTTGCAGAATACGAGAGAGCAGCAGGCAAAGAAAAGGTCAGCAGTCACCCCGCCTGGTCCTCTGATCATATAAGTGTCAGCTCTGTGCCGACAGAGGCAGAACCGTGCGCCgcagcagctggaaaaacaaaggcTAATGTCAATAGTTCCACGGGACCTTTGTCCCAAAGGTCTGTTAACCATCCCCTGGCTTCGAGTGATGTGGACTGCGCGCTGGATTTGTCTTTCAAGCCCGTGCCGGGGAGAGATTCCTTACACCCCTCCTATGTCTTTGGACAGCTGGCTTCcgacagccagcagcagggtaCCGAGCCACTTGTTAAAGATGAACAAGACTTGCTGTCAGATCAGGAGGACGGCGAAGCCAGGAGTCCGGAGAGTCAGCATTTTGGGAATTCAGCCAAAAGCCTAGTGACAGGGTTAGGACACATGTTTGCGGGGAATGGCAGCTCTCATGCCCGAGAGGAGGATATAGATCACGAGCGAGACGAGAGCGAGGACGACATGGATTCGTCGGACATCTCCTCCTCGGGCGTCCTCGTGCCTCCCGGGCATATCTGCATTTGCCCCCTCTGTAGCAAGGTGTTCCCGAGCCCGCACATCCTTCAGCTCCACCTGAGCTCTCACTTTCGCGACAAGGACGGCTCCCGGACCCGCCTGTCCCCCGACGGGTCGGTCCCCACTTGTACCCTCTGCGGAAAGACTTTTTCTTGCATGTACACCTTAAAGAGGCACGAGAGGACTCACTCGGGGGAGAAGCCCTACACCTGCGGCCAGTGCGGAAAGAGCTTCCAGTATTCCCACAACCTCAGCCGCCACGCGGTGGTGCACACCAGGGAGAAGCCCCACGGGTGCAAGTGGTGCGAGAGACGGTTCACGCAGTCTGGGGATTTGTACAGACATATCCGCAAATTTCATTGTGGCCTTGTAAAGTCCTTGGTTGTTTGA